Proteins found in one Pararge aegeria chromosome 12, ilParAegt1.1, whole genome shotgun sequence genomic segment:
- the LOC120628445 gene encoding esterase FE4-like yields the protein MMLRYGLLLCAYAYLVSVMSEPLSRTVTLDQGPVKGYMAPEGDVYVFYGIPYATAPTGTQKFRPPLPPPSWTETIEAVETNIICPQNLALRNYTGDIKMQEDCLIANVYVPDSEVTNLPVVVYVHGGLYQFGYGTIRTPIHMVKSKKLIVVNFNYRVGAHGLLCLGTKDVPGNAGMKDQVALLRWVHNNIAQFGGNPNDVTINGCSAGGSSVDLMMLSKITRGLFHKVIPESGSNTASFSIQLDPIANAKMILKELNVHVEDFHALENFYKTAPYEMLYKVDVRQRIDTSTVFAPCIERDIGEEMFLDDHPVNILKSGDYPKLPMLYGITEMEGIYRMNNFDIWKDQMNENFADFLPENLKFTSEEERREVAQKLKQFYFGDEPISEKNALDYVIFFTDVMFGYGTAKNVKMQVDAGNDQIYLYEYSFVDDSDDFIPYTNIRGATHCAQARALMDLNNESELSQEYKDFKTIMRELWINFITTGKPVPEGSKYPAWPPVGQNRSPYMSLSSNLELKSQFLGNRAPFWDEIYDKHFKIPLKP from the exons ATGATGTTACGGTACGGACTATTATTGTGCGCTTACGCATATCTAGTATCAGTGATGAGTGAACCGTTATCCAGGACTGTGACTTTAGATCAAGGCCCTGTAAAGGGATATATGGCACCTGAAGGAGACGTTTATGTTTTTTATGGAATACCATACGCCACAGCACCGACAGGGACTCAAAAGTTCAGG CCACCTCTTCCTCCTCCATCTTGGACGGAAACAATTGAAGCGGTTGAAACAAACATCATATGCCCACAAAATCTTGCCCTTAGGAATTATACAGGAGACATTAAAATGCAAGAAGACTGCTTGATTGCCAATGTATACGTACCCGACTCAGAAGTAACTAATTTACCCGTGGTTGTGTATGTTCACGGAGGATTGTATCAATTCGGATATGGTACTATAAGAACACCAATACATATGGTTAAGagtaaaaaattaatagttGTGAACTTCAACTATCGTGTCGGAGCTCACGGCTTACTCTGTCTTGGTACGAAAGATGTACCTGGTAATGCTGGTATGAAAGATCAAGTTGCACTTCTGCGATGGGTGCATAATAATATTGCTCAGTTTGGTGGCAACCCTAATGATGTAACTATCAATGGATGCAGTGCTGGAGGTTCCTCGGTTGACCTAATGATGTTGTCAAAGATCACAAGGGGGTTATTTCACAAAGTTATACCGGAAAGTGGATCTAACACTGCCTCGTTTAGTATACAGCTAGATCCTATTGCAAAtgcaaaaatgattttaaaagaaTTGAATGTGCATGTTGAAGATTTTCATGCTTTAGAAAATTTCTATAAGACAGCACCGTACGAGATGTTATACAAGGTTGATGTAAGGCAAAGAATAGACACTTCTACTGTTTTTGCACCCTGCATTGAACGGGATATCGGTGAGGAAATGTTCCTCGATGATCATCcagtaaacatattaaaaagtgGTGATTATCCCAAATTGCCAATGTTGTATGGAATAACTGAAATGGAAGGTATTTACAGAATgaataattttgatatttgGAAAGATCAAATGAATGAAAACTTTGCTGATTTTCTACCGGAGAATTTAAAATTCACATCCgaagaagaaagaagagaaGTAGcccaaaaacttaaacaattttattttggaGATGAACCAATAAGTGAAAAAAACGCATTagattatgttatattttttacggATGTAATGTTTGGTTATGGGACagcaaaaaatgttaaaatgcaagTGGATGCTGGTAATGACCAAATATATTTGTACGAATATTCGTTTGTCGATGACAGTGATGATTTTATTCCTTACACTAATATTCGCGGGGCTACTCATTGCGCACAAGCACGTGCACTAATGGATCTAAACAATGAAAGTGAGCTCTCACAAGAATACAAAGATTTTAAGACAATAATGAGGGAGCTTTggataaattttattacaacaGG AAAACCAGTTCCGGAGGGTTCGAAATATCCAGCCTGGCCACCAGTAGGACAAAATCGATCCCCTTATATGTCTCTTAGTAGTAATCTTGAACTGAAGAGTCAGTTCCTTGGAAATCGTGCTCCATTTTGGGATGAAATATAtgacaaacattttaaaattccttTGAAGCCTTAA
- the LOC120627896 gene encoding esterase FE4-like, protein MWLHVLAICACAVIVSGRSTPDSLLVNIEQGPVLGYKPAQGGLYVFYNIPYATAPTGLSKFRPPLPPPTWTKPFEAVQRKIIMCPQGMPGWTNQDNRILMQEDCLIANVYVPDTNAKNLPVVVYVHGGAYQLGHGTEMEPTTLVRTKKIVAVNFNYRVGAHGLLCLGTKRIPGNAGMKDQVALLRWVKKNIGQFGGNPNDVTIDGWSAGASSVDLVMLSKMATGLFHKVIPESGSNTASFSVQIDPLTNAKNVAKELKFSDVDNLDALEKFFINAPIASLWSINVISSKNHSVIFAPCIERDLGEEMFLDDHPVNILKSGDYPKVPMLYGIAEMEGIFRTGFFRFWRDTMNERFSDFFPEDLQFANENEKNEVARKVKQFYFGNEPISENNVLSYVDYFTDAMFGYGTAKAVQLQVEAGNDQIYLYKYGFTDESENYIIHTNVRGATHCAQTIAVMDQGDESKLSVEYQRMKAVVRDLWGNFITTGKPVPDGSLYLTWPPVGVDREPYMYLNSTLELRTSFLGDRARLWNDIYSKHFRSPIPPTA, encoded by the exons ATGTGGTTGCATGTGCTAGCTATATGCGCATGCGCAGTCATTGTGTCAGGACGAAGTACTCCAGACTCGCTACTTGTAAACATCGAGCAAGGACCCGTACTAGGATACAAGCCAGCTCAAGGAGgtctttatgtattttataatataccatATGCAACAGCACCAACAGGACTATCAAAGTTCAGG CCTCCTCTACCACCACCAACATGGACCAAGCCATTTGAAGCAGttcaaagaaaaattattatgtgTCCACAAGGTATGCCTGGATGGACCAATCAGGATAACCGTATTCTAATGCAAGAAGACTGTTTAATAGCTAATGTGTACGTTCCTGACACGAATGCAAAAAACCTGCCTGTTGTTGTATACGTTCATGGAGGAGCGTACCAGCTCGGACACGGTACAGAGATGGAACCAACAACCCTGGtcagaacaaaaaaaatagtagctgtcaattttaattatcGCGTCGGGGCTCATGGCTTACTTTGCCTCGGTACTAAGAGAATACCTGGCAATGCCGGCATGAAAGATCAGGTGGCATTACTTCGAtgggtgaaaaaaaatattggacaATTTGGTGGCAATCCAAATGATGTTACTATTGATGGGTGGAGCGCAGGAGCTTCATCAGTTGATTTGGTGATGCTTTCAAAGATGGCAACTGGACTATTTCACAAAGTTATACCGGAAAGTGGTTCAAATACCGCCTCATTTAGTGTTCAAATTGATCCCTTAACAAACGCAAAAAATGTGGCAAaggaattaaaatttagtgacgtTGATAATTTAGATGCTTTAGAAAAATTCTTCATCAATGCACCAATCGCATCACTATGGTCTATTAATGTAATTAGCAGTAAAAATCATTCCGTGATATTTGCTCCATGTATTGAACGGGATTTAGGAGAGGAAATGTTTCTCGATGACCAtccagtaaatattttaaaaagtggcGACTATCCCAAAGTACCAATGCTTTATGGAATAGCCGAAATGGAAGGTATTTTTCGTACAGGATTTTTCAGATTCTGGAGAGATACAATGAATGAAAGATTTTCTGACTTTTTCCCAGAAGATTTACAATTTGCAaatgaaaatgagaaaaatgaAGTGGCCCGTAAAGTTAAACAATTTTACTTTGGCAATGAGCCTATCAgtgaaaataatgttttgtcTTATGTAGACTACTTCACAGATGCAATGTTCGGATATGGTACAGCAAAGGCTGTGCAGTTGCAAGTGGAAGCTGGTAATgaccaaatatatttatataaatatggatTCACTGATGAGagtgaaaattatattatacacacAAATGTTAGAGGTGCTACACATTGCGCTCAAACAATAGCTGTAATGGACCAAGGAGATGAAAGTAAACTCTCTGTAGAATACCAAAGGATGAAGGCCGTAGTGAGAGACCTGTGGGGAAACTTTATAACGACTGG AAAACCAGTTCCTGATGGTTCTTTATATCTAACATGGCCCCCAGTAGGAGTAGATCGTGAGCCTTACATGTACCTAAACAGCACTTTGGAATTAAGAACTTCATTCCTCGGTGATCGTGCTCGACTCTGGAATGACATCTATAGCAAACATTTTAGGTCTCCAATACCACCAACTGCTTAG